Below is a window of Mycobacterium dioxanotrophicus DNA.
GACTTCAGGCATGTCACGAGGTTCTCCATGTCCCCGCGGAACAGATTGTCGATTCCGACAACCTGCCAACCGTCTACGACCAGTTGATCGCAGAGGTGCGAGCCGAGAAAGCCGGCAGCACCGGTGACCAACGCGGATCGTTTCGCCATATCAATCGCCACCGCATGGATTCCGGAAACCAAGGCCGAAATAGCTCACGCCCTCGATGTCTACCGCCGGCCGCCAGATATTCCAGCAATCGTAGATCACAAGGCCGGGCTGGGCGTGGACCAGCAATTCTCCGAGACTGGTGCGATCTCCTAGGGCGGCGATTTCGGGCGCCCTGGCCGCGATCACAACAGCGTCGATGTCACGAAAGACCTCCGGCGACAACCGGTCGAATCTGTCCTCGACCGGGACGTTGAGCGATGGCGGCATCCGCGTGTAACTGTTGGCGCCGAGGTGGGAATCATAGATCCGCACCTTGGCATCGGGAAGGCGGCGGCGAATCACGTCGACGAGGTCGATTCCGAAAGAGAGACGATAATCGTCAACGTCGCTCTTGAAGCTCATACCCATCACGAGCACACGTGCGCCGTGGTGTCGTTTCAATTTCCCCAGGGTCCGCCGCAGCACGTCAGCGCAGTGGTCGGCAAGTGCGTCGTTCGCCTTCCGGCCGTAGTACCACAGCGATCCGAATCCGCGGCCACTGGCCGACGCCCCGAAGGATTCCTCCAGAATGTAGGGGTCCTTACCCAGGCAGTACCCCGACACCGGACCGGGCGCCGGTATGGCATTGCGCGGATAGTCCTGGTTGCAGCCGGTGATGACTTCCAGAGCGTCGATGCCGTTGCCCTCCGCCAGCAGCGCAAGATCGTTGGCGAACGCGAAAAGCGTACTGCGGAAAGAATTGTCGATCAGCTTGCAGGTCTCCGCTGTGCGTGGTTTCGACACTTTGATGAGGCGACCGCCGACGCGGCTGAACAGGCTGCTGGTACGTTCGTACGCCGCATCCGAATATGTCCCGATGATCTTGGGCAGTGTGCGTTCCTCGACGACAGCGTTCCCCTCGGCGAGTCGCTCAGGAACGTAGGCCAGGTGGAAGTCGATTCCTTCCGTCAGATCGTGTTTGAGTTCGATGTGCTCTCGGAGACGATCTGTTGTCCCGATTTCGACTGTCGGCCGCAGCACGATCGTCACTCCGGGACGCACGTCGGTGGACAAGATGCGGTCGACTATGCGCGACAGGGTCATGAATGCCTCGTGGGGCCCACTGGGATACGGGCCGCCGACGGTGATAACGATGAAGTCGGCCCGGCTGAGCACCGGTGACGCCTCACGGTCCGGCAGTGGATGGAACGCCGTACCGAGATGGCGGTCCAGGAGGTCCTGCAGTGATGGCTCGGTGAATGGGCAGACGCCCATCGCAAGCGACTCGATCCGCTGTTCATCAACATCGATGCCAAACACATCGAGGCCGGAATCGGCGGCAACAAGGGCCTGCGGCAACCCGACTCGACCCAAACCGAAGAATGCGCAGGTGTGGTCCATTGGGACTCCAGACTGGTGTGTGACGGGTTTTATGAACGGGTCGCGGATAATCCGCTGTGCATGTGACGGTCCGAACGGCGCCGCCCGAGTAGTGGTTCGACAAGATCCAGGTAAATGGCACGCTGAGCGTCCCACCGGTACGGAACACTGATTCGCCCGGCATGCTCGACAAAGTCCTTCGCCAGTGCCGGATTTCGCTCGACGTCCCTTATCGCACGAGCCAGATCGGCAGGGTCTCCCGATTCGAAATATTTGAAACATGTTGGCGGAAAATACGCTTCGACTGATCGGGTACGCGACATCAGAACGGGCACGCCCATCGCGATGAAGTCGTACATCTTGTGGCAGTGGGTGACGTCACGGAATGCGTCGCGTGTCATGGCGACCACACCGAAATCGGCATCGCTGATCGCCGTGAGGAGTTCGTGCATCGGGACGTAGCCGTGGAAGCTGACGCGATCCGCCAGATCCAGTTCGCCGACGAGGTTCTTCAAGTCGGGAACTGCGCTGCCCTCGCCGTACACGACGAAGCGAAGCCCCGGTATGTCGTCCTTGAGCAGGGCGAGTGCGCGGATGACGGTGTCATGACCGTATCGCGGCTCGATGGACCCGTGGCAGATCAGCGTGAAGCGGTCGTCGTCACGGCCCCGATGCGCGTACCTGCCGCCGTCGAACACCGACTCGTCGGAGGAATTGAGGACGATGCCGATTTTCCGGGATGGCGTGCCACGCCGGACGAATCCCTCCTTCTGCTGCTCGGTGCATGTGATCGCGACGTCGGAGAAACGGATGCTCAGCTGTTCGGCTCGTGCGATCGCGCGGCAGACGAACGATTCCAGCGGCACGTCGAATTTCGTCGCGAAGAATTCGGGCATCGTCTCGACCAGATCCAACACCACCCTGGCGCCGCACAACTTGGGGACCAGAGCGGCGAACA
It encodes the following:
- a CDS encoding nucleotide sugar dehydrogenase → MGRSACHLPGSCRTTTRAAPFGPSHAQRIIRDPFIKPVTHQSGVPMDHTCAFFGLGRVGLPQALVAADSGLDVFGIDVDEQRIESLAMGVCPFTEPSLQDLLDRHLGTAFHPLPDREASPVLSRADFIVITVGGPYPSGPHEAFMTLSRIVDRILSTDVRPGVTIVLRPTVEIGTTDRLREHIELKHDLTEGIDFHLAYVPERLAEGNAVVEERTLPKIIGTYSDAAYERTSSLFSRVGGRLIKVSKPRTAETCKLIDNSFRSTLFAFANDLALLAEGNGIDALEVITGCNQDYPRNAIPAPGPVSGYCLGKDPYILEESFGASASGRGFGSLWYYGRKANDALADHCADVLRRTLGKLKRHHGARVLVMGMSFKSDVDDYRLSFGIDLVDVIRRRLPDAKVRIYDSHLGANSYTRMPPSLNVPVEDRFDRLSPEVFRDIDAVVIAARAPEIAALGDRTSLGELLVHAQPGLVIYDCWNIWRPAVDIEGVSYFGLGFRNPCGGD
- a CDS encoding glycosyltransferase family 4 protein produces the protein MATICMIRQGYYPLDPRVTRQAKALASMGHDVDVLCMRRPGEPLFEQANGVRVCRLPMRRHRRGKVTYLVEYAAFFVAVAALISARQLLRRYAVVQVNSPPDTLVFAALVPKLCGARVVLDLVETMPEFFATKFDVPLESFVCRAIARAEQLSIRFSDVAITCTEQQKEGFVRRGTPSRKIGIVLNSSDESVFDGGRYAHRGRDDDRFTLICHGSIEPRYGHDTVIRALALLKDDIPGLRFVVYGEGSAVPDLKNLVGELDLADRVSFHGYVPMHELLTAISDADFGVVAMTRDAFRDVTHCHKMYDFIAMGVPVLMSRTRSVEAYFPPTCFKYFESGDPADLARAIRDVERNPALAKDFVEHAGRISVPYRWDAQRAIYLDLVEPLLGRRRSDRHMHSGLSATRS